One genomic window of Gracilinema caldarium DSM 7334 includes the following:
- a CDS encoding methyl-accepting chemotaxis protein, which produces MKLSIQQKMYLFLLFPLVVILVLIGAITFITTKTTTSTIIQHATMESAQSTAHTIDIVFESYRTRAQQLCRESRVSSAIWDWAKEAFQEEKAYDSNLDSILLITPIGKAYSVEGQQIQVNDRDYYQEIFYLNKSSSISNAVISNISGNPVVIIAVPIKENTQKTPKAAVGLMLSLNRISQYFKQGQETKAVHILIDNKGLVVYHPDSTIRMKLNLFESEAAGYRGLKALAERMTNGTNGTGAFYMPDGTKMDAFFYPLESIPGWSYLIAVPETELLRPARQTVVIAIFAFFGLALILGILIFLVSRIISKPVQETKNAIADLARGEGDLTKRLTILTHDELGEMGTSLNQFLDLIHSIVGSVRNIVEQMRLLGDELQANTTESASGARQISGNTQDIRDKLVNQSAGVSETLATVEQINRNISSFLQMIETQATNLTEASSAIEEMVANINTVAQTAIRNYESITTLGHDSDSGKELLNGVESLIHQIDQASEGMLEANTIISNIASQTNLLSMNAAIEAAHAGDAGKGFAVVAEEIRKLAENANEQSKTISQVLQNVKELIEQAVNSTAEAQNKFDKVFDNIRKVGNQEIEIKNAMEEQQQGSQQVLLAMKELNQITAEIRSGSEEIRTGSQSILDEMSRIMKGTQEIEQASQENAGGAQEIVQAMEHISNLSTNNAQAIKDLEALVARFKI; this is translated from the coding sequence ATGAAGCTTTCTATCCAACAGAAGATGTATCTTTTTTTATTATTTCCGCTTGTTGTAATATTAGTTCTTATTGGCGCTATTACATTTATAACCACTAAAACCACCACCAGTACGATTATCCAACATGCTACAATGGAAAGTGCACAGAGTACAGCCCATACCATTGATATCGTCTTTGAATCGTACCGAACCAGAGCTCAACAATTATGCCGGGAAAGCCGGGTTTCATCGGCTATATGGGACTGGGCAAAGGAGGCTTTTCAGGAAGAAAAGGCTTATGACTCAAATCTGGATTCCATTCTGCTTATTACACCAATAGGCAAAGCTTACAGTGTAGAGGGCCAGCAAATCCAGGTTAATGACCGAGATTATTATCAAGAAATCTTTTACCTAAACAAGTCTAGCAGTATTAGTAATGCGGTTATTTCAAATATTTCTGGTAATCCAGTTGTAATTATAGCCGTTCCAATTAAGGAGAACACGCAAAAGACTCCCAAAGCCGCGGTGGGGCTAATGTTAAGCTTGAACAGAATTTCCCAATATTTTAAACAGGGCCAAGAAACCAAAGCGGTACATATATTAATTGACAACAAGGGTCTCGTGGTCTATCACCCAGATTCAACTATTCGTATGAAATTAAACCTTTTCGAGTCCGAAGCTGCAGGATACAGAGGCCTTAAGGCATTGGCAGAACGGATGACCAATGGAACCAATGGTACTGGCGCTTTTTACATGCCTGATGGTACCAAGATGGATGCTTTCTTCTATCCTCTTGAAAGTATTCCTGGCTGGAGCTATCTCATTGCCGTACCAGAAACGGAGCTTCTACGCCCAGCTCGGCAAACAGTCGTAATCGCAATCTTCGCTTTTTTTGGACTTGCTCTTATTTTGGGAATTCTTATTTTTCTCGTAAGCCGTATTATCAGCAAACCAGTCCAGGAAACAAAAAACGCCATCGCAGACCTGGCCCGGGGTGAAGGGGATCTTACGAAACGTCTCACCATTCTCACCCATGACGAACTGGGAGAGATGGGAACAAGCCTGAACCAGTTTCTCGATCTGATACACAGCATCGTAGGTTCGGTACGAAACATCGTGGAACAGATGCGGCTTTTGGGAGATGAGCTCCAAGCTAATACAACCGAATCGGCTAGCGGCGCCCGACAAATTTCTGGTAACACCCAGGACATTCGGGATAAGTTAGTAAACCAGTCTGCAGGGGTCAGCGAGACCCTCGCTACGGTGGAACAGATTAACAGAAATATTTCATCCTTCCTGCAGATGATTGAAACCCAAGCGACGAACCTGACCGAAGCGTCCAGTGCCATCGAAGAAATGGTAGCCAATATCAATACGGTAGCCCAGACAGCAATTAGAAATTATGAATCCATCACTACCCTGGGACACGATTCTGATTCGGGTAAAGAGTTGCTGAACGGAGTAGAAAGTCTTATTCATCAGATAGACCAGGCCAGCGAAGGCATGCTTGAAGCAAATACGATTATTTCCAACATAGCCAGCCAGACAAATCTCCTTTCGATGAATGCGGCTATCGAGGCGGCCCATGCAGGGGACGCAGGTAAAGGTTTTGCGGTCGTTGCTGAAGAGATTCGGAAACTGGCAGAAAACGCCAATGAACAGAGCAAGACTATTTCCCAGGTGCTTCAGAATGTAAAGGAACTCATCGAACAGGCCGTTAATTCCACCGCAGAAGCCCAGAATAAGTTCGATAAAGTCTTTGACAACATTCGCAAAGTGGGAAACCAGGAAATAGAAATTAAAAACGCTATGGAAGAGCAACAGCAGGGTTCTCAGCAGGTTCTCCTGGCCATGAAAGAACTGAACCAGATAACTGCCGAAATCCGTTCCGGTTCAGAAGAAATCCGCACAGGAAGCCAGTCAATTTTGGATGAAATGAGCCGGATCATGAAGGGTACCCAGGAAATTGAACAGGCCTCCCAGGAAAATGCAGGGGGAGCACAGGAAATTGTGCAGGCCATGGAACACATCAGCAACTTAAGCACCAACAATGCTCAAGCTATTAAGGACCTGGAAGCCTTGGTAGCCCGTTTCAAAATATAA
- a CDS encoding DNA repair helicase XPB: MANPANPLIIQSDRTLLMDVHAEGAEEARSAIMPFAELVKSPEHIHTYQITPLSLWNAASAGLSPQDIQRVLEAYSRYPVPRNILEGFADTMARYGKIKLVAPEHPPQQAPEQAPPQAVPQQTASQAGTGPGSNSATTPAECSAGAQTDTLLLLCESEPIRAEVAAAKSLAKYLIPDGPAFRLKLVDRGTVKRELIKLGWPVQDLAPLAAGEPLEINFRTTTSGGKPFAPRDYQVEAARSVVGDGGPGSGFGVVVLPCGSGKTVVGMTVMTMLKTNTLILTTNVAAVHQWIDELLDKTDLTAEQIAEYTGDEKSVAPVTVATYQILTWRPNKDADFPHFKLFRERAWGLIIYDEVHMLPAPVFRVTAELQAVRRLGLTATLVREDGAEDAVFSLVGPKRYDVPWKDLEAKGWIAEALCTEIRLDLPEQLKIPYAVANQRAKYRIASENPLKIAVVQQLIENHPEDRILVIGQYLSQLSELARILKVPLITGQTPHAEREVIYHRFKQGELRLIVVSKVANFAIDLPDASMAIQVSGSFGSRQEEAQRLGRILRPKNRNSYFYTIVSRFTVEEEFAANRQKFLAEQGYKYTIQHWTEDELS; the protein is encoded by the coding sequence ATGGCAAATCCTGCGAACCCGTTAATTATCCAGAGTGACCGAACCCTGCTTATGGATGTACATGCCGAAGGGGCTGAAGAAGCCCGTTCGGCCATTATGCCCTTTGCAGAGCTGGTAAAGTCCCCTGAACATATACATACCTATCAGATTACTCCCCTTTCCCTGTGGAATGCGGCCAGCGCGGGCTTGAGCCCCCAGGATATTCAGCGGGTCCTCGAAGCATACTCCCGCTATCCGGTACCGCGGAATATCCTCGAAGGTTTTGCGGATACCATGGCCCGCTACGGGAAAATTAAGCTGGTGGCCCCCGAGCACCCCCCCCAGCAAGCCCCCGAGCAGGCCCCACCACAGGCCGTCCCCCAGCAGACTGCCTCGCAGGCTGGCACAGGCCCCGGCAGCAATTCCGCAACAACACCTGCAGAATGCTCCGCCGGGGCTCAGACCGATACCCTGCTGCTGCTTTGCGAGAGTGAACCCATCCGGGCAGAAGTTGCCGCCGCTAAAAGTCTCGCCAAATACCTCATCCCCGATGGTCCCGCCTTCAGGCTCAAACTTGTAGACCGGGGTACCGTAAAACGAGAACTGATCAAACTGGGCTGGCCCGTGCAGGACCTGGCGCCCCTTGCCGCAGGGGAACCCCTGGAAATCAACTTCCGGACCACCACCAGCGGCGGTAAACCCTTTGCTCCCCGGGATTACCAGGTAGAAGCCGCCCGCTCGGTAGTCGGAGACGGCGGCCCAGGCTCAGGTTTTGGGGTCGTGGTCTTGCCCTGCGGATCCGGCAAGACGGTGGTCGGTATGACCGTCATGACTATGCTGAAAACCAACACCCTCATTCTCACCACCAACGTAGCAGCGGTCCATCAGTGGATTGATGAACTTCTGGATAAAACCGATCTGACAGCCGAACAGATTGCCGAATATACGGGGGATGAAAAATCTGTAGCCCCCGTTACAGTGGCTACCTATCAAATCTTAACATGGCGCCCCAACAAGGACGCCGATTTCCCTCATTTTAAGCTTTTCCGTGAACGGGCCTGGGGACTTATCATATATGACGAGGTGCATATGCTCCCGGCACCGGTGTTCCGGGTGACAGCAGAACTGCAGGCGGTGCGTCGGCTGGGCCTCACCGCCACCCTGGTCCGGGAAGATGGGGCAGAGGACGCCGTCTTTAGTCTCGTGGGGCCGAAACGCTACGATGTCCCCTGGAAGGATCTGGAAGCCAAAGGCTGGATTGCAGAAGCCCTCTGCACGGAAATCCGGCTGGATCTGCCGGAACAGCTAAAAATTCCCTATGCAGTGGCCAATCAGCGGGCAAAATATCGCATCGCCAGCGAAAACCCCCTTAAAATCGCCGTGGTTCAGCAGTTGATCGAAAATCACCCCGAAGATCGGATACTCGTCATTGGCCAGTACCTGTCTCAGCTGTCGGAGCTCGCCCGCATCCTCAAGGTTCCCCTCATTACCGGTCAGACTCCCCATGCAGAACGGGAAGTAATCTATCATCGCTTTAAGCAAGGCGAACTCCGGCTTATCGTCGTATCCAAGGTAGCCAATTTTGCCATCGACCTCCCCGATGCATCCATGGCCATCCAGGTGTCCGGTTCCTTCGGCTCCCGGCAGGAAGAAGCCCAGCGGCTCGGTCGAATCCTGCGTCCCAAAAACCGGAACTCCTATTTTTATACCATTGTCTCCCGTTTTACTGTAGAAGAGGAATTCGCCGCCAACCGGCAGAAATTCCTCGCTGAACAGGGCTATAAATACACCATTCAGCATTGGACCGAAGATGAACTCAGTTAG
- a CDS encoding helix-turn-helix domain-containing protein — protein MIELEYKYYEFIKKWEDRYELRLKLVQDALAHGTKPTARKYGTTVKTVRKWVKRYEADKKAGLEERSRKPQRSPQATKPWVRFKLIQEAQHLREKGKSAVRLRRQVSG, from the coding sequence ATGATAGAACTAGAATATAAGTATTATGAATTTATCAAGAAATGGGAAGACCGGTATGAACTGCGGTTAAAATTGGTTCAGGATGCCCTAGCGCATGGGACAAAACCTACCGCCCGGAAGTATGGCACCACCGTCAAGACTGTGCGGAAGTGGGTGAAACGGTATGAAGCGGATAAGAAGGCTGGATTGGAAGAACGAAGCCGGAAACCCCAGAGGAGCCCTCAAGCCACAAAACCGTGGGTACGCTTCAAACTGATACAGGAGGCGCAGCACCTACGGGAGAAGGGGAAAAGTGCAGTTCGACTGAGACGTCAAGTATCTGGATGA
- a CDS encoding nitroreductase family protein — protein MILQEIDERRSKRGLSPELLSTDMIQEILTAGTLAPSCYNNQPWHLVPVQGEKLQELHEALAEGNRWAKKAPLIIALVTRACDDCRLDEGRDYAHFDLGLCAMNMMLQATHLGLIAHPIAGFSPKKIRAILHIPKDYDVVTLLVIGKPGSAEDLENWQIKSETAPRERKNPEEVVHWNGW, from the coding sequence ATGATATTGCAAGAAATTGATGAACGTCGATCTAAGCGCGGTTTGAGTCCAGAGCTTTTAAGTACAGATATGATACAGGAAATCCTTACCGCAGGCACCCTGGCTCCATCTTGTTATAATAACCAGCCCTGGCATCTTGTCCCTGTTCAGGGTGAAAAACTACAGGAGCTTCATGAAGCCCTGGCAGAGGGAAATCGTTGGGCTAAAAAAGCTCCTCTTATTATTGCCCTTGTTACACGGGCTTGCGATGACTGCCGGCTCGATGAAGGCCGGGATTATGCCCATTTTGATTTAGGCCTCTGTGCTATGAACATGATGCTCCAGGCAACCCATCTGGGCCTGATTGCGCACCCGATTGCGGGCTTTAGTCCTAAAAAGATTCGTGCCATATTACATATACCCAAGGATTATGACGTGGTTACCCTGTTGGTAATTGGGAAACCGGGTTCTGCAGAAGACTTGGAAAACTGGCAGATTAAATCGGAAACCGCACCACGGGAGCGGAAAAATCCGGAAGAGGTTGTACATTGGAACGGTTGGTGA